Part of the Spirochaetota bacterium genome is shown below.
CATGTTGTGCTGCAAGCTGTGCGAAAGCATCTTGCAGCACAGTATTATGAAGCGGTTGATGATGTAGTTCAGGAAACGTACATACGTGCGTACCGTAGCCTCGCTTCTGGCAAGTTCAGGGAAGAATCGTCCCTTGAAACATGGCTCTATCGCATTGCTGCCAATGAGGCAAAACGCATGACTCAAAAATTAATGCGTGAGGAAAAGAAAGTAGACAAGCTTTCACAATTAGCGCAACTAAATGCACATCATGGTGAATACAATGAGCTATCGCTTATGCCCATTATTGAAAAACTTCCTGAAAAGTATAAAGATGTAGTGAAACTCAAAGCTTTGGGCGATGATGAAAATGAAATAGCAGGCAAACTTGGTATTCCAAAAGGTACCGTAAAGTCACGCCTGTCGCGAGGCAAGCTCATTCTTTATAAACTATTGCAGGAGGAATCATGAACGATTATACCAAACATTTAAACAGAGCCATTGAAGAACGATTGCAGAGCTCTGAATGGAATGAGGCGATAGCATCAGCAGTCATTGCAAGAATAAAACGTAGAAACAGAATATTCACCACTGTGGGTGCTATTGCTGCAATAGTTATATTTGTATTTGGATTGATGCTGTGGCAGTTTACAGCCTATGACACTAATAATAGTGCCTATACGCTTGTCCATGCACAAGCTGCTGGTGTTTTTGCAAAGGTGTTTCCAGAAGCCAAGAGCAGTGATTTGACTTACAGTTACATTGATGACCATGTAACGTATGTTATTGATACGGCATTACTTGAGCGATAGCTCATAGAATAATTGGTTCTGGTTTCCATTTGTTGTTTTTCCAATCAAACCACTCAAACGGATGAAATGATATCTTATATTCCATTACCTTGCAGCCGGGGACATAGTACCCTAAATATAGATAGGGCAAGTTTTTTTGTTGTGCAATACTTATTGCTTTAAGAATGCTGAAAATCCCAGGGCTTAGAGGTGCAAAATCTGAGTGATAGATACAATAAATTGAACTTAAGGCTTCAGTAGTTTCATCTATGTAGTCAACTGCAAAGAGTTTTGAATCATGGTAGTATTCCACCTGATAGGTGTCAGAGCATACATCCAGTACATTTGAAATTAAAAACTGCAGTGAAGGGGGTTCTCCAAACCTTACAATAGAGTGATTCTCGTATATGTCATAAATTCTTCTTGTTAATCTGAGTTCATTAATCATGGTGTGAGTGTGTAGATTTTTTCGCAATGTTCGCCGCTGGCTTTTTGAAGGTGTAAACTCAAATGTTTTTATGCGTACAGGGATGCATTGCATACATGATATACATGCAGGCTTAAAAAAAGTATAGCCAAAATGGCGCCACCCTTTTTCTAGAAGAGTGTTGAGCTGTTCCTTCGTCAAAGAATAAATAATAGAATAGCGGTACACCTTTGTATGATTTTGTAAATAGGGGCACTCTTCTGGCTGAGCTAAAAAGGTTTTGCCTTGTATGTTCATATGCAAAATGTAGGGCACAATATAAAAAATGGCAATTACAATTCGGACCTTTGTGGAAGTGCTTTTTTCATAACAAGGTATCCTGCTATCCCCGATAACAATGAACCAGCCAGAATGCCAATGCGTTCGTCAAACAAAAGATTTATACCCGTTTCCTCAAATGCTAATGAGCCTATAAAAAGACTCATCGTGAATCCTATACCGCACATCAGTGAGGTTCCATACACCATAGCCCAATTGGTCTGAGATGGCAAAGCACCTAACTTTAGTTTCTCTGCTATAAAAGAAAAAGTAAATATCCCGATTTGCTTTCCAATAAACAGACCAGTAGCAATCCCAATAGGTACAGCGTGAAAAAGTTGTTCTGCAGTCATCCCGCTGAAACTGATACCGGTATTTGAAAATGCAAAAATTGGTAAGATGACAAATGCAACTACATGGTGAATATCATGTTCAAACTCTTTCAGTGGAGATGTGTTATTGTGTGCTTTCATCGGTATGCATAATGCAAGAAGTACTCCTGCTAATGTTGCGTGGACTCCTGATTTGAGCATTGCTGCCCACATAACAATACCAATGATTACATAAATACTTTTTGCAGTAAATCCTTTCCAGTTTAAAAATAGTAAGACGATGACACATAGAAATGAAATAGCCAGTGCAGTAAATGATAGATTGGCAGTGTAAAAGAAGGCGATGATGATAATTGCACCTAAATCATCAAATATGGCAATGGAGGTTAAAAATATCTTTATGCTGACAGGAACTCGTTTACCCAAAAGTGAAAGAACTCCAAGTGAAAATGCAATGTCAGTTGCTGCAGGAATTGCCCATCCTTTCATTGCAACAGTATCACCGTAATTAAATGCTGTATAAATAAGTGCTGGAACAAGCATGCCACCAACAGCTGCAATTGCAGGCAATGATACTTTTTTTATGTCCGATAGCTCCCCTTCAACAAATTCTCTTTTAAGTTCTAGCCCAATCATGAAGAAGAATATTGCCATGAGTCCATCGTTAATCCAGAGTAAAAGAGGCTTTGCTATAGCAAAATTTCCTATTGAAACTGTGAGTGGTAATTCCAGAAAAAGATTATAAAAGCGTTGCAAGGGTGTGTTTGCAATAATCATTGCAATAATTGTAGCCATAATCATGAGAATTCAGCTTGTGGATTCCATTGTAAAAACTTTTGGATAAATATTTTGCTGTTTTTCATCATGAAGGATGCACTCCATTAACATATATTATTTATCTTGCCTATAAAACTATAAAAAGTAACATACTAATAGTAATTTATGCAAGTAAATAATCCTGATATGCCAACTGTTATTAAAGTACAAAACATACTGTATATAATCGTAGGTTTATTTGGGAATTTAGTTACTTTATTGTTATAAGTATTAAAACTGTTATTTAACAATAGCGATATATGCGGAAAAGTTTGATAGATTGATTGTAAATGTTGAAAAGCCTATATATTTTGTGGACTATACTTTTTTAATGGTTAAGATATATTTTTTGACTTTGTGGCTTCAATGTGCACTACGTCTGGTTTTGGTAATGTTATAACTAGTATGATATATGAAAACATAACATATACTTAACAGAGACGTTGCTGAATTTTTGTACGGCACGCTTTAATCAACATGTGGCAAAAAAGATTTAGAAGATGAAGGATTCATTATCTGTATGTAAGGTAAATAAAAATGTATTCTTTTAGCAATTTATATCCGAAATATGATTATAGATCATTAAAAATTTATTGTGGTGTACTTAAAATATATTGACAATAATGAAGTATGTGATTTATTTGAACTCAAGAATTGTTTATGTGAAAGTATGATTGCTATGATTACACGAAACCTTTTTAATGCAGCTAACCTTCTAGGTCTACTACTATTGTGGAAAACCGCGACAGGGGTTTCGTGACAGGTATTGCCATAATGGATATTAATGACCGCCACGGAAACCCCGTGGCGGTTTTATTTTTAGACTGGAGGTGTTAAGGGATGAATGCCCAACGCTTTCTATCGAAAAAAATTAAAAGAATACAAGATTAGATGTAGAGAAACATTAATTAGATTCTATTTATTAGGAGAAGGACTATGACAATAACAAAATCAAAAGATAATAAAGTCTTTATATTTGACACAACACTTCGTGATGGGGAACAGGCGCCGGGTTTTAGCATGAACATTGAAGAAAAACTTCATTTTGCTGACCAGCTTGTCAAATTGGGTGTGGATATTATAGAAGCTGGTTTTCCCATTTCATCACCAGGGGATTTTGAAGCGGTAAAGCGTATATCCGAGCGAGTGAAAGGAGTCCAGGTGGCAGGTCTTGCACGGGCAAATTTCAAGGATATAGATGTTGCATGGGATGCATTGCGATATGCAGAAAATCCACGGATCCATACCTTTATTTCAAGTTCTGACATCCATATACAGTACCAATTTAGAAAAACCAGAGAAGAAGTGTTGGCGATAGCAGTTGATGCGGTAAAACATGCAGCCAAATATACGTCAAATGTTGAATTTTCGCCAATGGATGCCACACGGAGTGATTGGAATTATGTGGCACAGATGGTTGAAGCGGTGATAAAGGCTGGGGCAAAAACAGTAAATATACCCGATACCGTGGGATATGCAATACCCTCGGAGTTTCATGAGTTTATAAAATTTCTTTTTAATACTGTACCAAATATTGATAAGGCAATAGTTTCGGTGCATTGCCATAATGACTTAGGACTTGCCACAGCTAATGCACTTGCAGCCATTGAGGCTGGTGCGCGTCAGGTAGAATGTACCATTAATGGAATTGGAGAGCGTGCCGGTAACACCGCAATGGAAGAGCTTGTAATGGCATTGCGAACCCGTGGTGAGAAATTTAAGGTGTATACTGACATTAATACAAAGCAGATAATGTCCACATCAAAGCTTTTGACACATATAACCGGTGTAAGCGTACAGCCCAATAAAGCAATAGTAGGTGCTAATGCATTTGCACATGAGTCGGGGATACATCAGGATGGTGTACTTAAGAATGCAATGACCTATGAAATAATGAAGCCAGAGGATGTTGGGATTACTAAATCAACGTTGGTTCTTGGCAAACATTCGGGCCGTCATGCCGTTATCGCGCGCCTTAATAGTTTAGGATACAACCTTTCTGATGAAGAGTTAGAGCGCTTCTTCAAACTCTTCAAGGTGCTTGCCGATAAGAAAAAGCAAATTTTTGATGAGGACCTGGAAGTACTTGTAGGGGAAGCCGTATACAAGATGAAAGGTCGCTACAAAGTTACCAATGTACAGATTTCCACAGGTATGTACTCTCCACCAATGACTCTGGTTACTATCAAAGACCGATATAATGGCGGAGTTGAAACATTTGATGTTGCTCATGGTAATGGCGGTGTTGATGCTGGCATTAACGCAGTCAAGAAAATTACCGGAACAAAAGCTAAGATAGAGTCGTTCAACCTGGTTGCAATCACTGGTGGGTCAGATGCGTTATGTGAAGTTACCGTCACAGTAGTTGACGAAATAGAAGGGCGACAGCTCAAAGTATTTGGCAATGGGGTAAATATTGACATATCCGTGGCAGGTATCCTTTCATTTGTTGATGCTTTGAATAAACTTGAATATATCAAGCAGCGCAACCACATTGGCGAAAAAATTGAAGCTAAGCTGTAAGGTAGTACATTGCATCTTCCCTTGACAAAAGACGAAGCCCTTAAGAGAGGTTGGAAGACTGTAGATATAGTATTGGTGACGGGTGATGCGTATGTGGATCATCCGTCATTTGGTGTTGCTGTTATTGGACGGGTGCTGGAAAAGGCTGGATTTAGGGTGGGCATTATTGCAATGCCTGATTTTACCAATCCATCTTCAATTGAAATTTTTGGCAGGCCCAACCTCTTTTTTGGTGTAACCAGCGGCAATATCGATTCTATGCTTTCTCGATTCACCGCATTTAAAAAAATCCGCAATGATGACCCGTATGTGCCAGGTGGTCGAGGTGGCGTTAAACCTTCCAATGCAGTTATCACGTACTGTAATCTCATAAAGCAACGGTTTAAGGATATACCTATCGTTATTGGTGGCATTGAGGCTTCAATGCGGCGCTTGGTGCATTACGATTTTATTCAGGACAAACTCAGGCGCAGTATCCTAGTGGACAGCCGGGCAGATATTCTTGTATATGGCATGGGAGAATATCAGGTAGTGGAAATCGCACGGCGCCTGGCGCAGGGTCAGAGCCTAGAAGGGATTTTTGGTACAGTAACTATCGCCAAAGAAAAACCTGACAATGTGGCAGAACTCCCACCTGAAGAAGATGTGTTGGAATCACACCAGGCATTGCTAAGAATGTATAAAGAATTCTACCGCAATTTTTCTTCAAGGGCGATAGCTCAAAAAAGTGGCACAAGATATATTATTCATAATCCACCGCCAAAGCTAAAGACAGAACAATTGGATGCATACTACCAGCTGCCGTTTGAACGTACTCCACATCCCCTCTATTTGGAAAAAATTCCAGCCTATGAGATGATCAAATATTCTATCAATGCACACAGAGGATGTGTTGGTGGGTGCTCATTTTGTTCGCTGACGCTGCATCAGGGTAAACAGGTGGTATCGCGCTCTGCAGATTCAATTACGCGGGAGATAGTTACTGTGTCAAAGCGCAAGGTACATATCAGTGATATTGGTGGGCCGTCAGCAAATATGTATGGATTTTCGTGTGCAATTGG
Proteins encoded:
- a CDS encoding 2-isopropylmalate synthase, with translation MTITKSKDNKVFIFDTTLRDGEQAPGFSMNIEEKLHFADQLVKLGVDIIEAGFPISSPGDFEAVKRISERVKGVQVAGLARANFKDIDVAWDALRYAENPRIHTFISSSDIHIQYQFRKTREEVLAIAVDAVKHAAKYTSNVEFSPMDATRSDWNYVAQMVEAVIKAGAKTVNIPDTVGYAIPSEFHEFIKFLFNTVPNIDKAIVSVHCHNDLGLATANALAAIEAGARQVECTINGIGERAGNTAMEELVMALRTRGEKFKVYTDINTKQIMSTSKLLTHITGVSVQPNKAIVGANAFAHESGIHQDGVLKNAMTYEIMKPEDVGITKSTLVLGKHSGRHAVIARLNSLGYNLSDEELERFFKLFKVLADKKKQIFDEDLEVLVGEAVYKMKGRYKVTNVQISTGMYSPPMTLVTIKDRYNGGVETFDVAHGNGGVDAGINAVKKITGTKAKIESFNLVAITGGSDALCEVTVTVVDEIEGRQLKVFGNGVNIDISVAGILSFVDALNKLEYIKQRNHIGEKIEAKL
- a CDS encoding RNA polymerase sigma factor, coding for MNQHEFAQIVGKTKHVVLQAVRKHLAAQYYEAVDDVVQETYIRAYRSLASGKFREESSLETWLYRIAANEAKRMTQKLMREEKKVDKLSQLAQLNAHHGEYNELSLMPIIEKLPEKYKDVVKLKALGDDENEIAGKLGIPKGTVKSRLSRGKLILYKLLQEES
- the nhaA gene encoding Na+/H+ antiporter NhaA; this translates as MIMATIIAMIIANTPLQRFYNLFLELPLTVSIGNFAIAKPLLLWINDGLMAIFFFMIGLELKREFVEGELSDIKKVSLPAIAAVGGMLVPALIYTAFNYGDTVAMKGWAIPAATDIAFSLGVLSLLGKRVPVSIKIFLTSIAIFDDLGAIIIIAFFYTANLSFTALAISFLCVIVLLFLNWKGFTAKSIYVIIGIVMWAAMLKSGVHATLAGVLLALCIPMKAHNNTSPLKEFEHDIHHVVAFVILPIFAFSNTGISFSGMTAEQLFHAVPIGIATGLFIGKQIGIFTFSFIAEKLKLGALPSQTNWAMVYGTSLMCGIGFTMSLFIGSLAFEETGINLLFDERIGILAGSLLSGIAGYLVMKKALPQRSEL
- a CDS encoding YgiQ family radical SAM protein, with the translated sequence MHLPLTKDEALKRGWKTVDIVLVTGDAYVDHPSFGVAVIGRVLEKAGFRVGIIAMPDFTNPSSIEIFGRPNLFFGVTSGNIDSMLSRFTAFKKIRNDDPYVPGGRGGVKPSNAVITYCNLIKQRFKDIPIVIGGIEASMRRLVHYDFIQDKLRRSILVDSRADILVYGMGEYQVVEIARRLAQGQSLEGIFGTVTIAKEKPDNVAELPPEEDVLESHQALLRMYKEFYRNFSSRAIAQKSGTRYIIHNPPPKLKTEQLDAYYQLPFERTPHPLYLEKIPAYEMIKYSINAHRGCVGGCSFCSLTLHQGKQVVSRSADSITREIVTVSKRKVHISDIGGPSANMYGFSCAIGWCNRESCVFPSICKHLQLGNSRWLSLMDNALALPNVKKVSVGSGIRYDLFMQSKDAYKELSHLIKYFVSGQLKIAPEHTDATVLRAMRKVPGYSLEDFVKIFKDECIRQSREYYIVPYLMSCHPGSTNDSIYKVRNDIGRLFGYVPYQCQAFIPLPMTLSSIQYYTGSDPLTGEKFFVERNAVKRRKQHGILIKNIKN